In one Thermodesulforhabdus norvegica genomic region, the following are encoded:
- a CDS encoding cupin domain-containing protein: protein MAGVKVIRLQDVEGERREPPRTSWILVSEKTVGAKNLAMGLNCTHPGGMVPEHKHDNEEEVMFFLEGKGLFVTEDEEIPLEPGVCIYNPPGKLHKIINTGDVDLKFVWIYSPQLPSHRVSKED from the coding sequence ATGGCTGGTGTGAAAGTAATTCGCCTGCAGGATGTTGAGGGTGAGAGAAGGGAACCGCCCCGGACGTCCTGGATTCTGGTGTCCGAAAAAACTGTGGGGGCGAAGAACCTCGCCATGGGATTGAATTGTACTCATCCCGGAGGAATGGTCCCGGAGCACAAGCACGACAACGAGGAAGAGGTCATGTTTTTTCTTGAAGGAAAGGGCCTTTTCGTTACGGAAGATGAAGAGATACCTCTTGAACCGGGTGTGTGCATCTACAACCCACCGGGGAAGCTTCACAAAATAATCAACACCGGCGATGTGGACCTGAAATTCGTCTGGATTTATTCGCCACAACTGCCGAGCCATCGTGTATCGAAGGAAGACTAA